tagataattttagaaaagataagtattttatcttttattacgtaattaagattttattagataattttagaaAGGTATAATTAGTCAGATAGTCTCCACTTTAATAAACATGTGTCAAGCTCATCTTcacttttaataaaactttcaGTTAAGtcttaacttttgaaaaagtaTCTCAATTagatctttttcaaaaaaaaaatatcaaattaataagtAACATGTCACATGTCaatatgtgtttgttttaatttctttttaatttaacattttttttttgtaaaaaattgtgATGCCAAGTGTCAAGTCTTTAGTGTGACATGTGACATTGTTAATGTCACATGACAAGGTACTATTATGTGTCTGGATCAAGTGTCATTGTCTTtatttcaatttggtccttttatatgtttctttgatttaatttagttttaatttttctcaaaataaaacaatattatcttttccaaattgacataaaatttattatttgtatacaTATTATACtgatattttgattaaaaatgattttttaacccattatattattatatattattaattcatgttttgttaattcatgtttttttatatgtcaaatttattatttgtataaatgttataatatttaaacttaattaaaattcagTGGTTAAAGTCATTATTAACAcacaaaaatagtttaataatatacaataaagtaatatgttaaaaagtaatttttaataaaaatattagtataacatttatacaaataatgtattttatcttaatttagaGTGAGGGAATATGATTTCAATTTGAGaaaaattaagactaaattgaatcaaagagacatatataaagaataaattgaAATGAAGACAATGAAACTTAACACTTGTCATGTGACATTTACAGTGCCACATGTCATGTGGCATTTACAGTGTCACATCTCATACTAAAGATTTGACACatgacaacaaaaaaatttacattttttaaaaagttttaataaatttaaaaaaagaaaacattgatTGACACGCGGGTGGTATGTCGTGAACTgtcattagtaaaaaaaatttccaTAAAGGATTTAATTGAGGcactttttcaaaagttatgacacaattgaaacttttttaaaagtgagaACCTACTTGATACTCGTCACCAAAGTGGAAACTATACGAGTAATTAAGCATTTTAGAAAAGatacatatttttatctttttattacataattaaatttttatttaataaattggaaaagTTAAGTATTTGGTTTATAATTTTGGAGATAAGTAGAAAtcaatgaaaattaaagaatatataaaaaagataagttaTTAACAGAGTTAGTTACTTCGAGTgcaaaaatcaaatacaaattttaGCTTTAGCCCAACAAGTAACGTGTTTctgaaaatctataaatagatggCCTTACACAATTGAAATTCATTCTTGGGTGGAGACTCATTCTAGAAGTTGAAACAttcatcattattctttttctagTGTTCAGAATGTATAAGAGTAACTAATTGTCTTATTTAGTGGGGATAAAAGTATCTTAACTTTCTGTGatttcttcatatatatatatatatatatggggtttgctaacttgcgtacgcctgtttttcagttggtacattttagcaatgtgtaccgggtttcagtagacaaaaatacccttatatcatgaattctaagttttaaagttaagggtattttaataattttcattttcaaaattaaaaaaataaaaaaagaaaccccaaatcccttatccacctctctcatttctctcaacctttctctttcatctcctttacctcaacattttctctgtcatccctactctagtcctaattgaaaaaaattaaaaacatttgtcttattttaataattttcattctcaaaattaaaaaaaaaaaatctcaaacccttactcacctccttcattcctctcaaccctttctccttcctctctctcactcaacacatttcctctgtcatctctgcattagctttaactaaaaaaacactcattataaaataaaatggttagagaaaaaaaatacttacatgaataaaaaaattaaagcacctaattttttctttatataattataaataaaatttcaagatttagaatttttattgtttgattttataattgagaattttattgtattttgatttgtttttttctttagtgaaggaaaacaagttaatgaatttctaccaaaaaaattaaatggccacaNNNNNNNNNNNNNNNNNNNNNNNNNNNNNNNNNNNNNNNNNNNNNNNNNNNNNNNNNNNNNNNNNNNNNNNNNNNNNNNNNNNNNNNNNNNNNNNNNNNNNNNNNNNNNNNNNNNNNNNNNNNNNNNNNNNNNNNNNNNNNNNNNNNNNNNNNNNNNNNNNNNNNNNNNNNNNNNNNNNNNNNNNNNNNNNNNNNNNNNNNNNNNNNNNNNNNNNNNNNNNNNNNNNNNNNNNNNNNNNNNNNNNNNNNNNNNNNNNNNNNNNNNNNNNNNNNNNNNNNNNNNNNNNNNNNNNNNNNNNNNNNNNNNNNNNNNNNNNNNNNNNNNNNNNNNNNNNNNNNNNNNNNNNNNNNNNNNNNNNNNNNNNNNNNNNNNNNNNNNNNNNNNNNNNNNNNNNNNNNNNNNNNNNNNNNNNNNNNNNNNNNNNNNNNNNNNNNNNNNNNNNNNNNNNNNNNNNNNNNNatatatatatatatatatatatatatatatatatatatattttcattactCTTATGTCTATTATCGTTCTTAGTTGCATGAATTGATTGATTATACATTTGTAAGTATCTATTTATTGGATCCGATGTTGGAACCTAGACTAAGATAGAACAAGTAATTGATTTTGCATCTAGGCATAAAGCCTAACGGTTAGTCATTCAAAACATCTCAACTTAAAGCTTAATgtgaacttttaataaaaaagatataagagattaatgtttttattaataagtttaGACTTATCTCTAAGACATTAGAAGGGTCTAAATAATGATGTGAATGGTAGAATTAAAATTAGAGTTATATTGTTTACTGTTTTCATATTGATTTGGTGCATAAAATATAACTCTAGTTAAATCTTTACCACATAAgtatattcataaatttaattacattctAGATCTTGACATTATtctcataaaaattaattattttcatcattaaaagcttttatgcataaattaataaataagttttttttaaacaacgtgaatttttttctaaacaacataaattaataaataagttttttcaaaGCTTTGATTAATATGATTCATATACTTCCCAATATCCATGACACATACCAACTCAAAGATTGACTCTAGTCCATGAGGCTTGTGTTGTTATTTAGGTCTTGTGAGTTTCTTCTAATATGGACCTTTTGATTCTGTTGACTTTAACACATGTAGATTGAATACCTAAATCCTTTGgactagagccgtcaaaatgggtcacaatccgcAAGCCAGTTTGGCTCGTCAGGGTtcgagtcgggttgggtttgaaaaatacaacccacttatatgcgcgTCAGATTTTAactcggctcatttagacccggctcatgcgggttgaacccgtggtgagccgggttggcccaccaacccacctacctaattttattttttaatttattattttatttatgaaaccctaaaaactaaaatatttttttcactcactgtatataccaaaaaattaacttctgctctcacaaatcactctcacggtacttgctctcatttgacggtgctctcaccttCACTTCACTTAAATTCTTCAAGGatcaggtaaaacacccttccttttttcttctcttttctccacatttttgttttctcacttctctttcttctttttttcaaaaaccctataatgacaaaaataggggtttgcgaatttgttttttgttcttggggatttgaagacatggaatgattttttcatgttctgacatgcttgtatcagattttgctcattgtatttaaacaatttgagtatgcattatttgaacaaactctttttgatatctttgaatttgggaaattatgttacagattaaactattaattttttgttgatgttgttgagtactggttctctttctttttactaatatttttttattgattgtcggaattgttctgatattaggaaaatctttattagtgaatttgagacaacaagaacaggggtcaagggttacaacaagaacaaaaaatgatgattataaaaaacttatttgtatgttttttgtgtttgtttttgaatgacatttggattatattgtactttttattattattttgaattgtctttaacataatttttttggagtgaaaattgtttaaatttaaattacagaaaatttgtattttttttattttaaaaaaatgtaattaaatgggttagcgagccaacccgtttacccaccaacccatggtgggtcgggccggatTCAAGTTTTTctaactcgctaataaatgaaccgggttgggttggctcactaagtgaccaactcgtggtgggccgggccggatcgagccggattacccattttgacaactctatttTGGACAGAACCATCCTTAACTAGAGTTTATTATATGTGATTAGTAATATCCATATTTTATGTCAAATCCGTCtcacttattaattttttttattttgaattaaatatttttcaaactttttttttattttaaacaataattgtttttgaacttaaatatattttattccttACAAAATGAGtcagtatttttatttatattatttgtttattaattttgaaatttttattattggttcttgtaaaatatatgaatttcaattttatctctattaagttttttttgttgtttttagttttccaaattttaaataactaattttagttGTGGCATAAGTTTTAGAATAgttaataacatatatttaataaaaaatatttatcttactTGATTACTTTTTCCCTattatttacttgtttttatcCATTTTACTCCTTTATTAACAGAAATTTCAATCCACTCTCtcgatttaaaaaaaatgtaataatgttaatttctttGAAGATTGAATTAAGTTCCTCAATTATTTACAACACAATTATGTGTCTATTTACGACGAATACAAATTAGGAATTTAGttgattcttttattaatagtgcaactaaattaagataaataaacaaataaaaatataattaattagttttttaatatactacATATAGACATATTATATTACactttattacttaaaaatatataattttattaattttatgaatatttaattaaaaaatagaaaaacaatacaatttgagatacatatataatttgtaaaaatagtattaacaaaataatataaccattctttttaaaagataaattatttaattattccaaaataaaataaatcatttatgtattctattaactaaatattattttcttaaaataatattaagaaatttatgtaccctttattttaaaaactatgtaattatttaaaaataaagaaaaacgatttaattatttgtgttagtaaataaaaaataaacaaattttatttgttaatgaaTAATTCATTCAATTAAAAGATAACTTTTTCAGGATACGTCAGCTCTTAACAAGTGTCAGATAACTATGATAGAAAGAAAtaaccttttttaattttgaaagaaataaaagtaaaacgtctttcataaaaattaaattcaaagaattaaaaagcatatttaaaccttcttattgttattttgatatttaaaaaataaaaggtattgAATAGAATTCGTAATGAAGTGTTTTTATGTAAGActtctatttaaaattaaaatagtctGTCGTAAAAATCCTTAGAGATTTAGGTGTCACCGACAAGATAAAGCAAAGTCtggtaaaaagaaataaaacaatgttCAGTTAGTTTAGAGGAAGACCTTCGAACTGATGATAAAGTTTGGTAAATCTCAAATAGAAatcagaaaaaggaaaagagaaagagacatCAAAGGAGAGAAAGTGCGAGAAATGTGCAAATGCTTGATTGAAAATTAACTAttgaaaaaacagaaaaaaaaaagtatttatatatataaaaaaacatcacacacaaatgaaaatttgattgttttaaatttagttttttatttaaaaaatcatatttaccacgtattgtttttattattattctttctttaaaaatggAATATCTTATCGAGACTTTGTAATGATACCTGAAGTGTTTTTCAAACTAGTGATGCGACCATCAGAGATACGTGTTGTATACGGACAAGGAAATAAGTTAAGTCcttaagaataaaatttcatgtatattgtaaaattgataaagggaagaatactttatttttcttttcaattttttgcaCATACTTTCATTCTTTAATGACGTTGAAACTCACGGacaaataatcatttaattattataagaagaCATAATagtactttttaaattttcatattttgcaatgaatttttcacttttaaatagCATTAACTCACCGACAAATAAACACTTAATTGTTTAAACTcgcttatttatttttatttcaaacattCATTTCTATTGCTAGCTGTTACTATTAAAAGAATtgagacaaaaataataatttatttaaaattagtctTGAAAGAActaaatttatatgtaaatacAGAAATAATGCAGGTTAAGCAAGTTAAAGATTAACCTAATAATTCTCTATTGTTTGATgtaacatttaaataatatcaCAGAAACTATTGTACCAACTAgctgatatttcttttatttcataataaatgagaatattgttttaaattattttatcatgtaaGTGACCTCGGGACAAGACACTCTTTATGACATTTTCTGTATAActgtaaaaaaattcataatcttGAAATTGACATTAAACCAACCAAACTAGTGACGTGGGTTAATTTGGTCAATCCATTAACTCCAACTACTGCTTCAGACGCAGCGTCTTTGAAGATGAATAATTCACATGACAAAATCACCCTTTCACTTCTTTTCCTCCTGGACCTCATTCTATGCTAAATAAACTTATCCTTTAGCAATATAGTGAGGGTATTCTTGTCATATCAGAGTCACGCGCTTCAGCGCCCATACCCAAAAAGCCCCCAAGGAATGAAGATTTCAATACGCAGTCTGTGTCTCGTATCATGCCACCGTCGTGACCGCGAACCAATCGGAAACGAGGAGGGCATTTCTGGAATTCAGAATCATAATCCGCCACGTGGAAGTCGTACACGTGGCATCTTTACCCTTCTCTCCTCGTTTTCTTTAAGTACCCATCCCTTCTGATCCGCTCCTTATCCTGTTCTTCCTCACCGCTCCACTgccaaacaaataaacaaaagttcAATCAACACTCTCTCTCCACTCTCCGCTGTCGCCGTCCGGCGTCACTAACATCGGAAATTTTGAGCCACTCACCGGAGATTATGGATGCTCCGGCTGCTGATCTCGTTTTCCTAAAGAACAACAGCCATCGCTTCTTTGGGAGCCCCAATCTTCTTATCTGGTAGAAACCCTAAGCAAAAGCGATTTAACTTGCCAAGAGTTCATTAGTTATTCTATATCATCCCTCTTGaaataattcaaacaaattaaaacgaAGAGTGCTCTGCCAGAAAAGCATTTATTGCATATCATAATTGTTGCATCTCTCATTTAGCTAAAATCTGCAGTTTCTAGTCAACTTACTGCAAAGTTGTTTGTGCACATTGAAATCCAAAAAAGCGGTCCAGCTTCTGCAGAGTTTCAGTTTCAAAGATTTAATTAGCTTTCAAATAGATTATAGATTAGTATTTTTCTCTGTTCTGACTCCCAATTTAAAATCAAGCATCGTGCTTCGGAAATGAACCAGAGGGAGGATTGAAACTTGAGAGAAACTAGTTGTGTTCCGACACACGGTCATATATCGTCATCATGCCTTTCACAATGAAGATTCAGCCAATTGATTCCCCCGGTCATGAGGAGGCAATTCGGCTTGAGCCGGTGAAGCCCATGATGAAGTCGCGGCTGAAGCGACTCTTGGAGCGCCAGTTCTCTGGTGTCCTCCGCAATTCGGCGGCGGAGAAGATCGTTGCTGAGGAGCTGCCACGTTCCGGCAAAGATGGTTTCGCTGATCTCGAACCGAGCTCAGTGTGTCTGGCAAAGATGGTGCAGAGTTTCATGGAGGGGAATCACGAGAAGCATTCCGCTGCCGTGAAATGCGTCCGAAACCGCTACAACAGCTTCGAGGATAGCTCTGACGCGGAAACGCTAGCGTTTGGTAGTTTCAGCGACTCGAGTTATTCCTCCTCTGGTGAAACGCTGGAAATCCTCAAGGTATTTTGAATTAATTGCTCTGTAATTTATTGTTCCACTGCGAAATACGGTTTCcttatgttgtttttttgtgtgttatttGGTAGGGTTTGGTGGCATGTGCGAGTGTTTATGAGAGGAATTTGCTAGCGGACACTACAAAGATCATTGAGAAGAACAAGGCAACGTGCAAACGAAAGGACGATTGTTGCAGAAAGATCATCACTGAAGGGTTGTTGGCTGTCGGATACGATGCTTCTGTATGCAAGTCTCGCTGGGAAAAATCAACGTTCTGCCCTGCCGGTACACACACTCTCTCTGTCTCTGTTTGGAAAATCTGGCTTACGGAATTAATTGTTCAAACAAACACGAAATCCAAATTTAGGGTCTTGttgataaattatttgatttgtgCAGGTGAATATGAATACATTGATGTGATAATGGGAAAGGAGCGGGTGGTGGTTGACGTTGACTTCAGATCAGAATTCGAGATTGCTCGACCCACCAAGACATACAAAGCGATCCTCCATACTCTACCTTACGTGTTCGTCGGCACGTGCGACCGGTTGCAGAGCATCGTGGCAATCGCTTCGGAGGCGGCGAAACTGAGTCTGAAGAAAAGGTGCATGCATGTTCCGCCGTGGAGAAAAGTGGAATACGTCAGAGCCAAATGGCTCTCCCCCTACACGTGCTCGCGTGGAGTCAAAGAGGAGACCGAAGAGAAAAAGCAACTTGTGGAAGCGTTGTTGGTAACTGCTGCTGCTGAATGCGATACTTCCcgtgaagatgatgaaaaatCAAAGTCAAAGTTGGTGTCTAAGAAGCCACTGGAGATGAAACCCAAGAGCTCACAGTCCGGTTTGGCAGCTGTGTTCCATGAAAAGCCgtaatttttttgtcttttatttttttgtttgtttacttttttggctttttgttttatataaagtTTTCAGAGTGAGATTCTAAAAGGCTGTGTAAGTAGTTTTTCTATGATAACTCTGTGcccttcttctttttattgtaAGGGATGGATTTTTAGTGACAGGAATAAGAAGTAAAggttaaaagaattatattgtCAGCTATTGGCGAGATTGTGAGAAGATGATTCTTTacttatttgataattttagtGGATTGCTTTCTCTTTTTTGTTTGCTTGGCTTGAATTATCTTCTATTCCGAcaaattgttttgaatttgattcGGTGGGTTGGAAGGGATTTGGAGTGAAGATAGAATGATAGAACATTTGTAAGTTACTCCTTTGTTTGAAGCTTGATTCTGATTCTTTTCTTGAAGAGGAAGTGATGGACTTGACAAACAAATCTGCTGCCACTGTAGATGCCTTCAAACACACTAAAATATGTGAAGATCAAAGAGTATTGTGTAATGTAatctttaaaatcattaaactGTACACCCCCAAAAGAATGCAAGAGTTGAAAATGTTGGAAgatactctctctctctctcctattttacttttagaaaatttcTAAAGTCTGTGACACAGGATGCTTCCCCATATTCATCATCACTTTCTGCAAAAACGCCAGGATTTCTTTTTCACATAGTAAATATTCGTAAACAATTGAGTTTCCTTCGAGGAGATGATATCAGAAAATGTCATTCATTCTCTCCCCGGGAATTGTGCAGTAGGGTGACTTGGTTTCACAGATAATGTTGTCGGTATCTACAAACTATAGTTATAGCTCCCTTCTGTCCAACAGTgcatcctttttcttttctttgggtAAAAACACCGTATTCAGTCCTCCAACTAGCCATGGAAACTAGTACGTATTActgttattaatattaattattttattattattattatctggACAAATAACATATAAcgattaaatattattagttatagattatatatttttgaatttttatttccctagaatagataaatataataataaatatttatttgatgacTAAATGATtggatttatttaattaaaataactatagttgctgttaaaaataatatattattcaaagAGTAcagtaatattttctttttggtaaTTAACAGAGTATAGGAAAGTCTTAGTCTTAATTAGGATCGTGAGTTAAGGTCGATCCATTCATTATTAATGGATAGGTTAAATTGGTCAAtccatttaaattttcaaaatttgtaactTCTAGGTTAGAGAAGTTGCACAGTAACTTCCCGTGAATGACGTTGCTGAGAAGCAGAAGCTCGATGTGGAGTGTAAAAACGGTAAGACTATAGACAGTGAgagataattttgtaataataaaagtatatatataataatgaattataaaaatgagGAGATACTATTATactaactttttaattaaaatattagagtcgtaaaaggattttaaatgtaaatgtaTCATCATTCTTAAATATGTGAGAAGATatatcctttttttaaaaatttcttttctatttctttttttctctcccacATCATCATCAAGTCAAAGAAAGCATTGGCGAAATTTTCACCCTTCAAATATGCCCTTggtttcttcatttttaatCAAAGTATTTGCTGATTCAACCCTACTTTGTCGTTTTGAGGCACCTTGCTTAGTTCTGAAGATACACGTAGTGACACGGATTGGACTCAGCTTTCAGTAATTTATtgctttaattattttattgccATTTATCATTAATGAATAGCATAAtggataaaaaagtaaaaaaaaaataccataatTTAAATACGCAAAGTCAATGCATGGGTTTTGAACAGAGTACTACCAGTAGGAGGCGTAAATATCTAGATTATACAgaaattgtattttcttttgggTTGACTAAATAAtcatgttgaattttttttatcgaatGTAATTGAAATTGAGTAGGGGAATagctttataaatttaaaattaaataaatctaactAAACCAACCATATAATTAATAATCTGTGCATGTGCCGAGCTACAAGGATTTTCTTTATTAACCTTTTAATAATGTGTTGGCAGCTGTATATGCTTGTAGAACAACATTTACAGATTCTTTAGAGTGATGTTTgagaaaattcgaaatggtgtTATGATTCTTATTGTTATgtgtaaaagtaataataatagcTTCAACGTCTTAAAGTTTTaggacaataatcgattataaaaaGTAGAATAGTCCTCTAAGATGTATTTAATCATACttgcattttcaaaatttcgAAATATACATTGTATAATTTTTGGTTAACTGTGCTGGGAAAAAGCGAATATTATAACTttagatttatttgaaaaataattgttttgtaagggaatttattttaataatttgtaaacATGTTGCTTTATACATTATTTGGATTAATAAGCTTCTAAGTTGATTAAGAATGCATTAGAAATTCGGGCGTGGAATGGTGGACTTTTTGTATGTTTCAATGCAAAAACGTAAAGAAAATTTAGTTagatttacaatatataatattgtggATATTAGTAAGGTATTTTAATGGCAGATAATTGTTTGAAGAAGTTCATAGTTGATTGAAGAATGATTCTAAAAACAAATTGTAGATGATGATGCATTGCCTATGTTTATTTGAATTCAATATTTGGTTGTAAAAATTgaagtagaaataaaaaatggaatacATGTTTTAATGAAGTTATAAATCAGAATAAATAAATGATGGTTATTACAAGAGAAGTCTCAATTGAGAAATATTATTTGTGAAAGTTTGCATTTAGAATCTTTAACAAAAGCTACGAGAACacaacattatatatttattgactAATTAAAAACTATGCTAATTAGAATATTTGatagtgttattttattttggtcaaGAAGGTGGGCGCCCAATTTGACCAATTGCTGTTCAATagtatgtataaaaatataagggTTCTCCACTTTCGTTAAATGTACTTATcctctttttagaaaaaaaaaagttttatccTATGACAGATCATTACTTTTATTCAATTTgctttcaattattttgtttcatttaatcAT
The sequence above is drawn from the Vigna radiata var. radiata cultivar VC1973A chromosome 3, Vradiata_ver6, whole genome shotgun sequence genome and encodes:
- the LOC106757882 gene encoding uncharacterized protein LOC106757882, which encodes MPFTMKIQPIDSPGHEEAIRLEPVKPMMKSRLKRLLERQFSGVLRNSAAEKIVAEELPRSGKDGFADLEPSSVCLAKMVQSFMEGNHEKHSAAVKCVRNRYNSFEDSSDAETLAFGSFSDSSYSSSGETLEILKGLVACASVYERNLLADTTKIIEKNKATCKRKDDCCRKIITEGLLAVGYDASVCKSRWEKSTFCPAGEYEYIDVIMGKERVVVDVDFRSEFEIARPTKTYKAILHTLPYVFVGTCDRLQSIVAIASEAAKLSLKKRCMHVPPWRKVEYVRAKWLSPYTCSRGVKEETEEKKQLVEALLVTAAAECDTSREDDEKSKSKLVSKKPLEMKPKSSQSGLAAVFHEKP